The sequence TGTAGTAATGTCTGGCTTCACAATCTGGTTATATTTGAGTCAATATATCGACGGACCGGGCGTTGGCACCCTGGGCCCAGACTTCGATTACTCTTGGAGACCGATGAACAACTCACAAGGGACATTAACAAGAAAAGGGCACAGAATGTCACTTCCGTTCTGCCgaggaatatttcaaaataatcCAAGAACTATGCAACAGGCAACGACTTATATGAAACATCGACCTCGTTTTTCAATATCGGATATCACCTACTACCACATGTTGGAAGACTGTGATAGCTTTATCAAAAAGCGCGAATATATAATGCAGACACTTTCCGACGAGGAGAAAGAATTTCCTTTAGCGTACGACATCGTGATGTATAAGGAGGTTGAACAGACTGAACGACTGCTGCGCGCCATATATATGCCGCAAAATTACTACTGTCTTCACGTGGACAAGAAGTCTCCCGCTATTGTCCACAAAGTGATGGACAGGCTCACACAGTGCTTTCCAAATGTCTTCATGGCGTCGAAATTAGAAGACGTGGTCTGGGGGACCATGACCGTCCTAGAGGCCGACTTAAACTGCATGAAAGATCTTCTGAAGTTTAAGAAGTGGCGCTACTTTATTAATCTCACGGGGCAGGAGATGCCCTTGAAAAGTAACCGGGAGCTTGTCAGGATCCTAAAGGCGTATGATGGTGCAAACGAAATAGAAGGGTACATTGATAAGTAAGTTTGGGTGGTATGTTCAGGTTTAGATACGATTTATCAAATGAAACCGATTAATAGCCAAGCTGTAAGTTAATCTACAATGCAGCTTTTTAGCATATGCTAGCTTTTAATTAATACAGAACTACATTTTACTGGAGACAATGAGtataaagtaggtcaaattgcaaaaatGGAAAGTAAATTTGTATAAATTGCCAAAGGCTACAATCTCCATGATGCTCATAGTGAAGATTCACCCTTTGGTAACGTTCTCTTTAATACAGAAATATATAAATCCTCTTATTGCAGCTCATTTAAACCTCGCTACGAGTATGCCCACGTCAGCTCAAAGGCGACCAAACGCAAGAATCCCCCACCACCGCATCACATCCGTGTCACTCATGGAGCTGTGCATGTCATTGCGACGCGGGCGTTCGTTGAATTTGCCATCAATAATCAGACCGCCAAGGATTTTCAAAAGTGGCTGAACAGCACCTTCATTCCCGACGAGTTGTACTTCTCATCCCTTAATTCTAGCCCCGAGCTGAATGTTCCAGGCGCATATAAAGGTAGAAGATATGTGCACCACATgtctgttaaagggacaacttctTGGGTGTGGTAGTTACCTGTCTACGCCAtttgtttaaaggggtacgccgttcgtaattacttgtggtccagttaaatagaaatccaataatacacaatgccgtggtgCAGTtaatattatgaatacaaattcatttaaacttggtattcatattattgtatatcagtctacacaacggcaatgtattcatagtatttgtatatcagactacacaacggcaaagttgaaatttatatttaataTGTATTTTCTCAattagacattttaaaattcaaaatttttaacgaacggcgtaggcctttaatggcTTATGCTATGCTCTTGGTATTCATTAAGTTTTCCTGTGGCTCAGGTgaatagaaattaatattatCAATAGTGGTGTTTCACCAACACTTGACACTTATATAGTAGTCTTTTTGCAGTACATCAGCCTACACAATAGCGgtgttgaaatgtacatgtacagttgcACTACACAATTGTACGTCTTCAAATTCAGGTTGAATTGGCCTTAATGTTTAACAGAGATGGTAGGATCGAAAAACAGACAGTCTGTGGAACATTTTAACTCGTACCAAAACAAGCATCCAAAACTGTCAGACTTCTCCAAAATATCAATGCCGTCCTTAACGTCATTTGGCAAGGAAGGTGTTAAAAGTGAGGGTACCTGTAGTGATTACAGATGACTGTCACAGCTTGTAAGGTATGGGTGCCGAGTTTGGGTTAAGGCCACCACAGACATAGccgaatgaaaaaaatcatgtcttTTTTCATTGCAGGCCTCCCAACCAAAGAAGCCTCCCTCAAACCATTCCTACTCCGCTACAAACTTTGGCAGCATGCTGACAAATGTGAGGGATACTGGCAGCGGCATGTATGCATCTTCAGCATCCAAGATCTTCCCAGGATGATTGGACAGAAACACTTTTTTGTCAACAAGTTTGAACTGGAGTATGACTTTTTGGCCCTTGACTGTATTGAAGAATTGGTTCATAACAAAACGCTCCTGTCAAGCAGCAAAGACTTCGAATATGATGTCAGTTTTTATCAAGAGTTAGCTCATGTTAAAAATCATGTTAAACTTTGACTGCGATAAGATTTCAAACTTTGGCTTTATCCTGACAATCGCTTGACCTTGATGAATTTCAACCAACTAATCTTGCAACTTAAAATTTCTCAAATGCAACTTTGGATGTTTTCTTGCGGGCAATGTTCATTGGAACACTGGATTCGGAATTGACGTTGTTTACCGTTATTATATCACATATGTTTCAATTGTTTTTCAACAATAGCTtcgctttaaaggcctacgccgttcgttaaaaactttgaattcaatttaaaaacgtccatttgcggaaatacgtactacatataaatttcaacattgccgttgtgtagactgatatacaaatactatgaatacca comes from Lineus longissimus chromosome 15, tnLinLong1.2, whole genome shotgun sequence and encodes:
- the LOC135499548 gene encoding beta-1,3-galactosyl-O-glycosyl-glycoprotein beta-1,6-N-acetylglucosaminyltransferase-like, with product MPIRIKTDYPVAIRRRPRNKRPELPRGKPSRRSVLLTLTFVVMSGFTIWLYLSQYIDGPGVGTLGPDFDYSWRPMNNSQGTLTRKGHRMSLPFCRGIFQNNPRTMQQATTYMKHRPRFSISDITYYHMLEDCDSFIKKREYIMQTLSDEEKEFPLAYDIVMYKEVEQTERLLRAIYMPQNYYCLHVDKKSPAIVHKVMDRLTQCFPNVFMASKLEDVVWGTMTVLEADLNCMKDLLKFKKWRYFINLTGQEMPLKSNRELVRILKAYDGANEIEGYIDNSFKPRYEYAHVSSKATKRKNPPPPHHIRVTHGAVHVIATRAFVEFAINNQTAKDFQKWLNSTFIPDELYFSSLNSSPELNVPGAYKGLPTKEASLKPFLLRYKLWQHADKCEGYWQRHVCIFSIQDLPRMIGQKHFFVNKFELEYDFLALDCIEELVHNKTLLSSSKDFEYDVSFYQELAHVKNHVKL